Proteins encoded in a region of the Sphingopyxis sp. OAS728 genome:
- a CDS encoding EAL domain-containing protein, translating into MQAGESLFDSPEFVTHLMRVAKLWHYVLIGRVLAFLTFAFVPGVMGFLDHPAHWLVMAAGLPCDVALTVIGQVMRKPRPIAHSQVRLMAMLCMALIVLGTLLNAAAMFDAIAIPDGSRHFDAFTAIHIGSLLVAASAVAVVRPAFFAFAGATALGGAIGVASWPFAVAGFVFLGLLIVMMREDVRHQRRATRAARLSVSDQQRALNLMRDFERAGRGWFWETDRDGQLVYISPTVAARLERPLTDLLGHPFTDIIRKRLGNDESEERTLGFSLSSRTPFKELTVRAAVPGEERWWSISGHPISNELGNFQGFRGSGTDLTDKKRSEREINQLARYDTLTGLANRRHITDLLERALKSHSGQAQPCALLLMDLDRFKAVNDTLGHPVGDQLLQQVAGRLTQIVGDKGQVGRLGGDEFQIVVPQISQPEKLAGIANAIILSLAKPFAIEGEQVRIGSSLGIAVSDGQGVSASALVRNADLALYAAKDAGRGVYRFYADAMHNQASERKAIEDALRDALAKDELRLLYQPIVDVESERISGFEALIRWHHATHGLVSPSKFIPIAEEANLIVPIGEWIIRTACATIAHLGPGYRVAVNVSPRQFANEKLPATIMSAVSAAGIRPEQLELEITEGVFLDESPENLAMFQKLKRTGVRLALDDFGTGYSALGYLKKAPFDKIKIDQSFVLGAADPSSMNAAIISSIVGLATALKMETTAEGVETHDDLALIRGLGCSHVQGYIYGRPMDLAEVLALLRESGGRVEAKGYKSAREPRLTTFRTIQVGSGGYRYEGIVRNLSSRGALIEGLWNVPPGTALTLEFGADQIFDAEARWSAGNRVGVKFAEAVEIDGLTGPKTATPARGRVRRAA; encoded by the coding sequence GATCGGCCGCGTCCTTGCGTTCCTGACCTTCGCTTTCGTCCCGGGCGTTATGGGTTTCCTCGATCATCCGGCGCATTGGCTGGTCATGGCGGCCGGTCTGCCATGCGACGTCGCGCTGACCGTGATCGGGCAGGTGATGCGCAAACCCCGTCCGATCGCGCACAGCCAAGTCCGGCTGATGGCGATGCTGTGCATGGCGCTGATCGTGCTCGGCACATTGCTCAACGCCGCCGCGATGTTCGACGCGATCGCCATCCCCGACGGCAGCCGCCATTTCGATGCCTTTACCGCGATTCACATCGGCTCGTTGCTCGTTGCGGCGTCGGCCGTCGCGGTGGTCCGGCCGGCCTTTTTCGCCTTCGCGGGGGCGACGGCGCTGGGTGGCGCGATCGGCGTGGCGTCGTGGCCGTTCGCGGTCGCGGGGTTCGTGTTTCTCGGCCTGTTGATCGTCATGATGCGTGAGGATGTCCGGCACCAGCGCCGCGCCACGCGTGCGGCGCGGCTTAGCGTCAGCGATCAGCAGCGCGCACTCAACCTGATGCGCGATTTCGAGCGTGCGGGGCGCGGCTGGTTCTGGGAAACCGATCGCGACGGCCAGCTCGTCTATATCTCGCCGACCGTAGCGGCGCGGCTCGAACGCCCGCTCACCGACCTGCTCGGCCATCCCTTTACCGACATCATCCGCAAGCGGCTTGGCAACGACGAGAGCGAAGAGCGTACTTTGGGTTTCAGCCTGTCGTCGCGCACGCCGTTCAAGGAGCTGACCGTGCGGGCTGCGGTGCCGGGCGAGGAGCGATGGTGGTCGATTTCGGGCCACCCGATCAGCAACGAACTCGGCAATTTCCAGGGCTTTCGCGGTAGCGGAACCGACCTGACCGATAAGAAAAGGTCCGAGCGCGAGATCAACCAGCTCGCGCGCTACGACACGCTCACGGGCCTAGCGAACCGGCGCCATATCACCGACCTGCTCGAGCGCGCATTGAAGAGCCACAGCGGCCAAGCGCAGCCCTGCGCGCTGCTGCTGATGGACCTCGACCGGTTCAAGGCGGTCAACGACACGCTGGGGCATCCGGTGGGCGACCAGCTGCTGCAGCAGGTTGCGGGGCGGCTGACGCAGATCGTCGGCGACAAGGGACAGGTCGGGCGGCTTGGCGGCGATGAATTCCAGATCGTCGTTCCGCAGATAAGCCAGCCCGAAAAACTCGCGGGTATCGCCAATGCGATCATCCTCAGCCTTGCGAAGCCCTTCGCGATCGAGGGCGAGCAGGTGCGGATCGGATCGTCGCTCGGCATTGCGGTGTCGGACGGGCAGGGAGTCTCGGCGTCGGCGCTCGTCCGCAACGCAGACCTCGCGCTTTATGCCGCGAAGGATGCGGGGCGCGGGGTCTATCGTTTCTATGCCGACGCGATGCACAATCAGGCGAGCGAGCGAAAGGCGATCGAGGATGCGCTGCGCGATGCGCTGGCGAAGGATGAGCTCCGGCTGCTCTACCAGCCGATCGTCGACGTCGAGAGCGAACGGATTTCGGGGTTCGAGGCGCTGATCCGCTGGCATCATGCGACCCATGGCCTGGTCAGTCCGTCGAAATTCATCCCGATTGCGGAGGAGGCCAATCTGATCGTGCCGATCGGCGAGTGGATCATCCGCACCGCCTGTGCGACCATCGCGCACCTCGGCCCCGGATACCGCGTCGCGGTCAATGTTTCGCCGCGCCAGTTCGCCAATGAAAAGCTGCCCGCGACGATCATGAGCGCGGTGTCGGCGGCGGGCATCCGCCCCGAGCAGCTTGAGCTGGAGATTACCGAGGGTGTCTTCCTCGACGAAAGCCCCGAGAATCTCGCGATGTTCCAGAAGTTGAAGCGCACGGGCGTGCGGCTGGCGCTCGACGATTTCGGCACCGGCTATTCGGCGCTCGGCTATCTGAAAAAGGCGCCGTTCGACAAGATCAAGATCGACCAGAGCTTCGTCCTCGGCGCCGCCGACCCGAGCAGCATGAATGCCGCGATCATCTCGTCGATCGTCGGGCTGGCGACCGCGCTGAAGATGGAAACGACCGCCGAGGGGGTCGAAACGCACGACGACCTCGCGCTGATCCGCGGGCTGGGGTGCAGCCATGTGCAGGGCTATATTTATGGGCGTCCGATGGACCTCGCCGAGGTGCTGGCCCTGCTTCGCGAAAGCGGCGGGCGCGTCGAGGCGAAGGGATATAAGAGCGCGCGCGAACCGCGGCTCACGACCTTCCGCACGATCCAGGTCGGCAGCGGCGGCTATCGATATGAGGGGATCGTCCGCAACTTGTCGTCGCGCGGCGCGCTGATCGAAGGGTTGTGGAATGTGCCGCCGGGTACGGCGCTGACGCTCGAATTCGGCGCCGACCAGATATTCGATGCCGAAGCGCGCTGGTCGGCGGGCAACCGCGTCGGGGTGAAATTTGCCGAAGCGGTCGAGATCGACGGGCTCACCGGCCCGAAGACCGCCACGCCGGCGCGGGGACGCGTCCGCCGCGCGGCATGA
- a CDS encoding metal-dependent hydrolase family protein: protein MRKLGMVAAATLALLGTTAYAKTTVVYAGRVITDASKPAQGPSTVTITDDRITSIAPGRTEAPVGAEIVDLGDKTLLPGLIDLHVHLTGDPGDDYRAAAVDPTEWGVVVGAKNAAITLRAGFTTVREAGSAQYTAFSLRRGTANGFIEGPRIVAAGPALSIIGGHGDVTGFREDIHAVLDEGYTCTGAVECAEKVRKASRAGADVIKITATGGVLSQQARGLEGHFTSPELQSIADTAHSLGLKVMAHAHGAGGIKSSAAAGIDSIEHGTFADDATLQVMKAKGTYLVPTLMAFEGIRERLGKGIYTPTVENKVRMTLGDVGKAVTRAKALGVPIAFGTDAGVFEHGRNGGEFALLVKYGLTPREALASATTVAAKLLSLESEIGRIAPGMSADMIAVSGDPLSDVTVLEKVDWVMARGRIAH, encoded by the coding sequence ATGCGTAAATTGGGAATGGTCGCGGCCGCGACGCTCGCGCTGCTCGGCACGACGGCATATGCAAAAACGACGGTGGTCTATGCCGGCCGCGTCATCACCGATGCCTCCAAGCCCGCGCAAGGCCCCTCGACCGTTACGATCACCGACGACCGCATCACCTCGATCGCTCCCGGGCGCACCGAAGCGCCAGTGGGCGCCGAAATCGTCGATCTCGGCGACAAGACTTTGCTCCCCGGCCTCATCGACCTCCACGTTCACCTGACCGGCGACCCCGGCGACGATTATCGCGCTGCGGCGGTCGATCCCACCGAATGGGGCGTCGTCGTCGGCGCGAAAAATGCCGCGATCACGCTGCGCGCCGGCTTCACGACGGTGCGCGAGGCGGGGTCGGCGCAATATACCGCTTTCTCGCTCCGTCGCGGCACCGCGAACGGCTTTATCGAAGGCCCGCGCATCGTTGCGGCCGGTCCAGCGCTGTCGATCATCGGTGGGCACGGCGACGTGACGGGCTTTCGCGAGGATATCCATGCCGTCCTCGATGAAGGCTATACCTGCACCGGCGCGGTCGAGTGCGCCGAAAAGGTACGCAAGGCCTCGCGCGCCGGCGCCGACGTTATCAAGATCACCGCGACCGGCGGCGTCCTGTCGCAGCAAGCGCGCGGACTCGAAGGCCATTTCACCAGCCCCGAACTGCAAAGTATCGCCGACACCGCCCATTCGCTCGGCCTGAAAGTGATGGCACATGCGCATGGCGCGGGCGGGATCAAATCTTCCGCGGCGGCCGGGATCGACAGCATCGAGCATGGTACCTTTGCCGACGACGCGACGCTCCAGGTGATGAAGGCCAAGGGCACCTATCTCGTCCCGACGCTGATGGCGTTCGAGGGGATCCGCGAGCGGCTCGGCAAGGGCATCTACACGCCGACGGTCGAGAACAAGGTGCGCATGACGCTCGGCGATGTCGGCAAGGCCGTGACGCGCGCCAAGGCGCTCGGCGTGCCGATCGCTTTTGGCACCGACGCCGGCGTCTTCGAACATGGCCGCAACGGCGGCGAGTTCGCGCTCCTCGTCAAATATGGCCTGACCCCGCGCGAGGCGCTGGCGAGCGCGACGACGGTCGCCGCAAAGCTGCTGTCGCTCGAAAGCGAAATTGGCCGCATCGCACCCGGCATGTCGGCCGACATGATCGCGGTCAGCGGCGATCCGCTCAGCGATGTTACGGTGCTCGAAAAGGTCGACTGGGTGATGGCGCGCGGCCGGATCGCCCACTGA